One Oscillospiraceae bacterium genomic region harbors:
- a CDS encoding NAD(P)H-hydrate dehydratase, with protein sequence MILLNSAQANKLDQLGETIDHLSGEQLMKNAAKALCDALMRDVDKSKRIAIFCGRGKNGGDGFLLAANLVAEGYRVTVIVCFDETAEVHPLTSQAIVFAKHKQVSMISVRDFQDADICIDAVLGTGVKGELSGKYLKAVECMQNRRVFSVDVPSGLNCDNGKIAGACVKAEKTYTLAAHKVGLWMYPGAEYAGEIELLPIGLSKESYSAIDSKIQLVNSNLFRRLMPRRSPNSHKGTFGRVATFGGSKGMSGSVVMAATAALRSGAGYSYAVVPDEIFSLVEQKLTEVIVKSDKDYKKMYELADSLVIGPGYLSAPGISHIMKLASQGRKPVVVDAEGLNYLNQIQLTCPAVITPHPGEFAKLVGLSAEEVNQNRIYLSGRYAKEHNVVVVLKGAATVIAAPTGEIRINTTGNSGMATAGSGDVLAGIIGGMLAMGASPFDSAVLGVYLHGLAGDLAAKETSEYGLTATKISEYIGKAYLYEQL encoded by the coding sequence ATGATATTATTAAACAGTGCTCAGGCAAATAAGTTGGATCAGTTGGGCGAAACCATCGACCATCTTTCCGGCGAACAACTGATGAAAAATGCCGCCAAGGCATTGTGCGATGCGCTGATGCGTGATGTGGATAAATCCAAACGGATTGCTATTTTTTGCGGTCGTGGCAAAAATGGTGGCGATGGCTTTTTGCTGGCGGCCAATCTGGTGGCTGAAGGATACCGCGTGACTGTGATTGTATGTTTTGACGAAACTGCAGAAGTGCATCCGCTGACCAGTCAGGCAATTGTTTTTGCCAAGCATAAACAGGTTTCTATGATTTCCGTGAGAGATTTTCAGGATGCCGACATTTGCATCGATGCTGTACTTGGCACGGGGGTGAAGGGAGAACTTTCCGGTAAATATTTAAAAGCTGTGGAGTGTATGCAGAACCGTCGTGTATTTTCGGTGGATGTTCCCAGCGGCTTGAATTGTGATAACGGAAAAATTGCCGGAGCCTGTGTCAAAGCGGAAAAGACGTATACTTTAGCCGCTCATAAAGTTGGCTTATGGATGTATCCCGGTGCAGAATATGCAGGAGAAATTGAGTTGCTTCCCATCGGCTTGTCCAAAGAATCCTATTCTGCTATTGATTCCAAAATTCAGTTGGTGAACTCCAACCTGTTTCGCCGTCTGATGCCGAGGCGTTCCCCGAATTCTCACAAAGGCACTTTCGGGAGAGTAGCAACATTTGGCGGAAGTAAAGGGATGTCAGGATCGGTTGTGATGGCAGCCACAGCGGCTCTTCGCAGTGGTGCAGGATACAGCTATGCCGTGGTTCCCGATGAGATTTTTTCTCTGGTTGAGCAAAAACTCACCGAAGTGATTGTAAAAAGTGATAAAGATTATAAAAAAATGTATGAACTGGCAGATTCTTTGGTAATCGGTCCGGGCTATTTGTCAGCTCCCGGAATTTCGCATATAATGAAATTGGCGAGCCAGGGCAGAAAGCCTGTCGTGGTGGACGCCGAAGGCTTAAATTATTTGAATCAGATTCAACTGACCTGTCCTGCTGTAATTACACCTCATCCGGGTGAATTTGCAAAACTTGTGGGATTATCTGCAGAAGAAGTGAACCAAAACCGCATTTATCTGTCCGGAAGATATGCCAAGGAACACAATGTGGTTGTGGTGTTAAAAGGTGCTGCAACAGTAATTGCGGCGCCTACCGGAGAAATCCGGATCAATACTACCGGCAATTCCGGTATGGCAACCGCAGGAAGCGGTGATGTGCTTGCAGGAATCATCGGTGGGATGTTAGCGATGGGAGCATCACCTTTTGACAGCGCTGTCTTA